The Stigmatella aurantiaca DW4/3-1 genome contains the following window.
GCCGGTACGTCGGCTTGCTCGCCCCTTTGCCGAGTTGATCGAGGACTGCATTTATTGCTCCCACTACATCAGGAAGAAAGCAGAGAGAGGCGAACCACTCTTGGATTGGGAGCAAAGGAATGTACGTGATGGTCTCAACCTTTCTGTTCATCAGGTCACAAGCGGGAGTAACTACGAGCCCACGTACCGTTCGTGTCTTCAGTAGGCCGTGGGACGGTAGACCCGTCCACACGTCCCCCGGTGCGTGGTCCGCTGGTGGAAGGAAGTCGTAATACGCTTCCGGGGTCACTTTCCTCGGCATCTACCCTCCTACAGGTTTGGGCTGAATGCTCGCCGATGGACAGGGAAAGGTGGAGTGGAATCGACCAAGGTTCTTGATCGTCATCTGCCAGCGCAGACTCGACTTGCATAGGCCGCTGCTGACGCGGGCCGAGTGGCAAGCGGCGGACCTCTGTGGTGAGCGTCCAGGCAAGCCGGACAAGGCCATCGTCGGACGGACGGATCGTGGCGAGCGTTGGGACTCCTGGCGCGGCGTCCATGTGGCCCCGGCTCGACGTGCCCTCGTGGCGAGCGCTGGGACCTCGTGGTGCGGCCACTCCCGATGTGGGGGGCACTGTCGGACGTGGGCCTCGCGGTGGCGTTGGGGCTCGTGGCGAGCGGCCAGGCCGGACACGTCGACGCGCCCCTCGTGGTGAGCCTCCAGGCAGGCGAGGAAGCCACGCCTGCGGGGCCACGCAACAGGCGCAGCCCCACCGCGCCGACGCTTACCTAGTGCGTCGTGATCGTGTCCTGGGTGCGTGCGCGGGGGCGCGGGCGCGGCAAGCCCATATCCGCCATACGCTCGCCCGCCTCGTCCGCTACGGCCTTCACTTCGGCGCCCGCCTCCTTCGCGCCGAACGTCTCCCCAAGCCATCGGCGCAAGTCGGCCTCTAGTTCCTGCGCGCTCTGGTAGCGGGCTGCGGGCGAGCGCTGGAGGAGTTTGCACAGGGGCACGCGCAGCGTATCGGGCAGGCCCGCCGTTACCGCTTCCACGTCCTCCGGGGTGAACGTGGCCGCACGCATGATGATCTCTTCCACCGCCTCATCACACCCCGCGAGCCTCGCGCGTTTGATCGCCCGCGTCATGCCCGCAAGCCTCCTGCGTGAGAGGGCCGCTAGAGCTTTGGGCTCTACGCCGTCCGGGGGGTGAAGCAGGTTCCGCCCGGTGGCCAGTTCCAGCATGACGAGGCCCAACGCGAACAGATCCGAGCGAGCATCCACGCGGCCCGTCAGCAGCATTTCCGGTGAAGAGAAGTAGGTGTCTCCCTGCGGGCGGCGCACGGTGGAAGCCACGCGGCCCGGCAAGCTGGAGAAGGCGAGGCCGAAGTCCGACACCTGCACTTCACCCGACCAATCGACGAAGACGTGTTCGAGATCAATCGCCCGGTGAACGATGCCCAAGGGGCGCCTGTTCTCGTCCTTGGCCGTATGCGCGTGGTGAAGGGCGCCCGCCACCTGGGCGCCCACGTACAGCGCGAAGAGGGGCGAGAACCACCGTTCGCACTCCATGACGAGCCCGAGAACATCGTTCAGCGAATTGCCCGACGGGTGATCCGTGATCACGTACCAAGCCGCCTCGGCCTTGTGCAGCCCGTGGACGCGGAGAATGCCCGGGTGCTGGAGGTACGCGGCAAGCCGCACCTGCTCCTCTAGCTTCGTGCGCGCCTTGAAGACGCGGATTCCCCCCGGGCCGCTCGGCATTCCAACCGCCTTGAGCAGCACTTTCCCCAGGGGCTCCCCGTCCGACTTATGCGGACGGGCGAGAAGCAGGTTTAGCCCGTGGTGGGCTTCCCCCAAGTTCTCGCGGAACTCGTAAGAGAGGCTCTCCCGAGTGAAGAGGATCGCCCCCTTGGGAACCCGAAACTCTATAGCCGCCATGCGCTGTCTCTCCTTGCCGCGTGCGGGCCGCCAGCAGCCCGCCACGAGGGGAACGGATGTTACCCACTGAATGGGCCTCGGGTGAACAACTCTCTAGGTCACGGGAACGGCGAAAGGGAGGGGGCCGATTTTGCCCACCTACCTAGCGCGTCACCTTCCAGGGGGCGCTAGTCGTAGGGATAGAACGGTGTCACCCGCGCCTCTCCGCTGTTGGCGGCTTTGGTGGCTCCGTCATTGTCCACCGAGTACACCTTGCCACTGCGCGCGATGATGCACACGGGAACCTCTTCTTTCCCCGGCAACTTCGCGCGCTCGTACTTCACGAGCAACGCTGCGGGCTGGCCCCTTCCCTTGGCCGTCTCGTCTTGTGGATCCACGTAGACGCGCCCCCAGAACTTCGTGCCCGGGGGGGCCAACTTCCTATCGTGAGCGAGGCCGGTATCAGGGACGATGCCCACGACTTCCGCACCGGGCCGGAACACTGCGCGTGAGTCGCGCTCGAAGCGATCATCCAGCGCGACGGAGAAGCGTTCCCCGGCCTCCCAGCCTAGCTGGGACATGACTTTCTGTGTCCGCTCGGGGCACTGGTACGGCTCGGGCCTAATGGGGACTCCAGTGCATCCGGCAGCCACGGCGGCGAGAAACGCGAGCGTCCTGCACACCGCCGCGCTCGGGGGTTGCTTCTCCGCGCGAGAGGTACGCGCCTGCTTGGGGGCTTCTGGCTTCTGAGTCGTCACGGTTGAACCTTCCTTCTGGGTGTCCGCAGGAACTGCGGGGCCTCTGTCCACCGCTCGCGCGGGGGCAGGGGTGGACATAGCAGCGGCGCTCTCAAGTAGGGCCATGGGGCCAGCCGGCGGGAGCACCGGGGCAGGGGCCACGCGAGGCGCCGACGTTGGCGCGGGCGTGGGCACTTCTCCAGCAGAGAGTGCGAGCGCAGCGGCAACGCCAGCAGCCACGAGGCCGCCACCCGCAAGCACCGTGCGCGCGTGGAGCCGCCCCGCGAGGGCGCGCAGCGCGGCCCA
Protein-coding sequences here:
- a CDS encoding serine/threonine protein kinase, which gives rise to MAAIEFRVPKGAILFTRESLSYEFRENLGEAHHGLNLLLARPHKSDGEPLGKVLLKAVGMPSGPGGIRVFKARTKLEEQVRLAAYLQHPGILRVHGLHKAEAAWYVITDHPSGNSLNDVLGLVMECERWFSPLFALYVGAQVAGALHHAHTAKDENRRPLGIVHRAIDLEHVFVDWSGEVQVSDFGLAFSSLPGRVASTVRRPQGDTYFSSPEMLLTGRVDARSDLFALGLVMLELATGRNLLHPPDGVEPKALAALSRRRLAGMTRAIKRARLAGCDEAVEEIIMRAATFTPEDVEAVTAGLPDTLRVPLCKLLQRSPAARYQSAQELEADLRRWLGETFGAKEAGAEVKAVADEAGERMADMGLPRPRPRARTQDTITTH